A single genomic interval of Malania oleifera isolate guangnan ecotype guangnan chromosome 11, ASM2987363v1, whole genome shotgun sequence harbors:
- the LOC131143487 gene encoding uncharacterized protein LOC131143487, translating to MATVEVIKKHHKRLNNPFPSTPKSLPFVQGSLFFNPQDLPTNEILCVGKDFQLIWSSDNGGFLSIFHKAQPDRPIWSTIPGQAFVSAALVQTEVEESRGSFVIKDKDVHLVCNHQTVEEIKVVNDSNCFVEARGHDFPLGFSDQSLGLEDARFPVLLVTGRIFSMKKRFLDSSIHEAFQFEAQKGSLTCARYWVLFDQKSSNQFGFQVKLGKPNFEFHPRTSPTVSRRYCGFRWKLGHIRKRRIGWYQFFSKPRAYANVSSSEETREMKVAGSTDFNRVCFTYSSEKTERFYGFGEQFSHMDFKGKRVPILVQEQGIGRGDQPITLAVNLISYRAGGDWSTTYAPSPFYMTSKMRSLYLEGYDYSIFDLTRQDRVQIQIYGDTVQGRILHGTSPSELIENFTETIGRPPKLPEWIITGAVVGMQGGTDAVRHVWDVLQTYDVPISAFWLQDWVGQRETLIGSQLWWNWEVDRTRYWGWRQLIKDLSDQQINVMTYCNPCLAPTDDKPNRRRNFFEEAKELDILVKDKNGEPYMVPNTAFDVGMLDLTHPNTARWFKQILHEMVDDGVRGWMADFGEGLPADATIYSGEDPVSAHNQYPELWARLNREFVEEWKDTCRGNAGECQQEGLVFFMRAGFRDSPKWGMLFWEGDQMVSWQANDGIKSAVIGLLSSGLSGYGFNHSDIGGYCAVNLPVIRYRRSEELLLRWMELNAFTTVFRTHEGNKPSTNRQFYSNHQTLSQFARFAKVYKAWKFYRVQLVKEAAQRGLPVCRHLFVHYPNDEHVHKMSYQQFLVGTEILVVPVLDKGQKTVKVYFPVGEDCSWQHIWTGKQFTKQGLEAGVEAPIGYPAVFVKASSLVGETFLRNLRDFHIL from the exons ATGGCAACTGTTGAAGTCATCAAAAAACACCATAAGCGCCTTAATAATCCCTTCCCTTCTACCCCAAAGTCACTCCCTTTCGTTCAGGGAAGCCTGTTCTTCAATCCTCAAGACCTCCCTACTAATGAAATTCTCTGTGTTGGGAAAGATTTTCAGCTAATTTGGAGCTCCGACAATGGCGGGTTTCTTTCAATTTTTCATAAAGCACAGCCCGACCGACCCATATGGTCAACCATCCCGGGACAAGCCTTCGTCTCCGCTGCATTGGTTCAAACAGAGGTGGAAGAAAGCAGGGGATCCTTTGTTATAAAAGATAAAGATGTTCATTTGGTCTGTAATCATCAGACTGTTGAGGAAATTAAGGTAGTCAATGACTCTAATTGTTTTGTAGAGGCAAGAGGTCATGATTTTCCGTTGGGCTTTTCAGATCAAAGCTTGGGTTTGGAGGATGCCCGGTTCCCTGTTTTGCTAGTCACAGGCAGGATTTTCAGTATGAAGAAGAGATTCCTTGACTCCAGCATTCATGAAGCTTTTCAGTTTGAGGCACAAAAGGGTTCTCTTACTTGTGCAAGGTATTGGGTTTTGTTTGATCAGAAAAGCAGCAATCAGTTTGGTTTCCAAGTGAAGCTTGGGAAACCCAACTTTGAATTTCACCCAAGAACTTCTCCAACTGTTTCCAGAAGGTACTGCGGTTTCAGGTGGAAACTGGGTCACATTCGGAAGCGGCGGATTGGGTGGTACCAGTTCTTTTCAAAGCCTAGAGCATATGCCAATGTTTCATCATCAGAGGAAACGAGAGAAATGAAGGTTGCAGGATCTACAGACTTCAACAGGGTCTGTTTTACTTATTCAAGTGAAAAAACTGAgagattttatggttttggagAGCAGTTCTCTCATATGGATTTCAAAGGCAAAAGGGTACCCATTCTTGTTCAAGAACAGGGCATTGGAAGAGGAGATCAGCCAATTACATTAGCAGTTAATTTGATTAGCTACAG GGCTGGGGGTGATTGGAGTACGACTTACGCACCTTCACCATTCTATATGACCTCGAAGATGAGGTCTCTTTACCTTGAAGGatatgattattcaatatttGATCTAACAAGACAAGATAGAGTTCAGATACAG ATATATGGTGACACGGTACAAGGAAGGATATTGCATGGAACCTCACCTTCCGAGCTCATAGAAAACTTCACAGAAACTATTGGAAGGCCTCCCAAGCTTCCTGAATGGATTATAACTGGCGCTGTGGTTGGAATGCAGGGTGGCACAGATGCTGTGCGCCATGTTTGGGATGTACTACAGACTTATGATGTCCCCATTTCAGCATTTTGGCTGCAG GATTGGGTGGGGCAGAGGGAGACGCTAATTGGATCACAACTATGGTGGAATTGGGAAGTGGATAGAACAAGGTATTGGGGATGGCGGCAACTTATTAAAGATCTTAGTGATCAACAAATAAATGTGATGACATACTGTAATCCTTGCTTAGCTCCG ACTGATGACAAGCCAAACAGGAGGAGAAATTTCTTCGAAGAGGCAAAAGAGTTGGACATCTTGGTGAAAGACAAGAATGGTGAGCCATACATGGTTCCAAATACTGCTTTTGATGTTGGAATGTTGGATTTGACGCACCCAAATACTGCAAGATGGTTCAAGCAGATTTTACATGAAATGGTAGACGATGGAGTCAGGGGATGGATGGCTGATTTTGGTGAAGGTCTGCCAGCAGATGCCACAATATATTCAG GTGAGGATCCAGTATCTGCCCACAACCAATACCCAGAATTATGGGCCCGGTTGAATCGGGAGTTTGTGGAAGAATGGAAAGATACCTGTCGAGGCAACGCAGGAGAATGCCAACAAGAAGGCTTGGTCTTCTTCATGAGGGCTGGTTTCAGGGATAGTCCCAAGTGGGGAATGCTGTTTTGGGAAGGGGACCAAATGGTAAGTTGGCAGGCTAATGATGGGATAAAGAGTGCTGTTATTGGTTTACTAAGCAGTGGACTTTCTGGTTATGGTTTTAACCACAGTGATATTGGAGGCTACTGTGCTGTAAACTTACCTGTCATACGGTATCGAAGAAGTGAGGAGTTGCTCTTAAGATGGATGGAGCTAAATGCATTCACCACTGTTTTCCGAACTCATGAA GGAAATAAGCCATCAACTAACAGACAGTTCTACTCAAACCACCAAACTTTATCACAGTTCGCACGCTTTGCAAAAGTATACAAAGCTTGGAAGTTCTACAGAGTCCAACTTGTGAAG gAAGCTGCTCAGAGAGGCCTGCCTGTTTGCCGCCATCTATTTGTCCACTATCCAAATGATGAACATGTGCATAAGATGAGTTACCAGCAGTTCCTGGTCGGCACTGAGATCCTAGTAGTGCCTGTCCTTGACAAAGGCCAGAAGACTGTTAAGGTTTATTTTCCTGTAGGGGAAGATTGTTCTTGGCAGCATATTTGGACAGGGAAACAATTTACAAAGCAAGGTCTTGAAGCAGGGGTAGAAGCTCCGATTGGCTATCCAGCTGTATTTGTCAAGGCTAGCTCTCTTGTGGGAGAAACTTTTCTCAGAAACCTGAGagattttcatattctttaa